In Girardinichthys multiradiatus isolate DD_20200921_A chromosome 18, DD_fGirMul_XY1, whole genome shotgun sequence, a single window of DNA contains:
- the synrg gene encoding synergin gamma isoform X8 has translation MALRPGSGGGSSFMYPVGGGLGPPQGMVPMQQQQQQQQQQQGFPMVPVMQPNMQGMMGINFGGQMPPCTIPMQGGMAIGMQTPGMPFLGQPQFMGMRAAGPQYTADMQKQMAEEHQKRLEQQQKMLEEERKRRQFEEQKQKLRLLSSVKPKTGEKSRDDALEAIKGNMDGFSRDAKMHPTPSSQAKKPGVAVYPQQEHIQSILPAWVYNDSLVPDMFKKVLELTMTPAGIDTAKLYPILMSSGLPREALGQIWASANRTTPGMLTKEELYTVLGLIGVAQTGLPVLNVEILSQFPSPPVPNLPALALAMAPIIPQHQQPMMTQPPVSMSMATPAAPIMAMAPAAPPQPPTNTNFIANFPPAPSTRGTKIEDDEFQDFQEAPKAGAGDQVFSDFQGESGGSFPTAAGHQHQNSTPAMLTPVTGSSSSSVLSSDKYAVFKQLSVDQPAEPTPPVSDAGDKYSVFRQLEQPADKKTVGEGFADFKSVSADDNFTDFKTADSVSPLDPSDQAKIFQPAFPSAFPNSQTLQQLPQQQQLAVSLSQPKNPLNMADLDLFSSVVPSVPASTEKKLSTFPPVSVPPSLSLLTSGAKPSGGGADDFGDFALFGASSDSTQTSIAAGGAAAAPHDDFADFMAFGSSGGEPKGESGTVIRGDSSAKQPQQTSDKYDVFKQLSLEGGLSYDDTKESGGGSFSSLKSDTDDFADFQSSKFSTALGASEKTLVDKVAAFKHGKEDSASVKSLDLPSIGGSSVGKDDSEDALSVQLDMKLSDMGGDLKHVMSDSSLDLPGLSAHQPPATERDDMKFDPFGTSALGTLSSYDWSDREESLAGEQRKPQGLEGASSSSLAPSQKNELSFGSAENISSSSLAKITTSLTAENGSSGDNKLEAFADFGSCDRPADDDDFGEFASTVSEKSDSPAVTAEVGSEGNQSETSEEFGILQVDKPKFGKFDFLKASAQTNVKSSEEMIKNELATFDLSVQGSHKRSHSLGEKEIGRSPPSPAPEQPFRDRSNTLNEKPTLPVIRDKYKDLTGEVEESERYAYEWQRCLESALEVITKANNTLNGISSSSVCTEVIQSAQGMEYLLGVVEVYRVTRRVELGIKATAVCSEKLQQQLKDISRVWNNLIGFMSLAKLVPDESSLDFSSCILRPSIKNAKEMACGVCLLNVDARSKNKEGSAFGRLLKRAFNSETDNFKLLYGGHQYHASCANFWINCVEPKPPGLILPDLL, from the exons gaaacgtctggagcagcagcagaagatgctggaggaggaaagaaaaagaagacagtttgaagagcaaaaacaaaagctgagGCTGCTTAGCAGTGTCAAACCCAAA ACAGGGGAGAAGAGTCGGGATGATGCTTTGGAAGCGATCAAAGGCAACATGGACGGATTTAGCAGGGACGCTAAAATGCACCCGACTCCTTCATCACAGGCCAAGAAGCCAG GTGTTGCTGTGTACCCACAACAAGAGCACATCCAGTCTATTCTGCCTGCCTGGGTTTACAATGACAGCCTCGTCCCAG ACATGTTTAAGAAGGTTCTTGAACTCACGATGACTCCGGCAGGGATAGACACAGCAAAGCTCTACCCAATCTTGATGTCATCAGGCCTTCCCAGGGAAGCGCTGGGGCAAATCTGGGCATCAGCCAATCGCACAACACCTGGCATGCTGACCAAGGAGGAGCTCTATACTGTACTTGGACTAATTGGTGTGGCACAG ACCGGCCTCCCAGTATTGAATGTGGAAATACTGAGTCAGTTTCCGTCTCCTCCTGTGCCCAACCTGCCTGCCCTGGCATTGGCCATGGCCCCCATCATACCTCAGCACCAGCAGCCGATGATGACCCAGCCGCCTGTCTCCATGTCCATGGCCACACCAGCAGCACCGATCATGGCTATGGCACCTGCTGCCCCTCCTCAGCCGcccacaaacacaaatttcaTCGCCAATTTTCCACCTGCACCTTCAACACGG GGGACCAAAATCGAGGATGATGAATTCCAGGACTTCCAGGAGGCTCCGAAAGCTGGAGCAGGAGACCAGGTCTTCTCTGATTTCCAAGGGGAATCAGGAGGGAGCTTTCCCACCGCTGCTGGACATCAACATCAAAATAG CACACCTGCCATGTTGACTCCGGTGACTGGTTCGTCCTCTTCCTCCGTCCTGTCCTCTGATAAGTATGCCGTGTTCAAGCAGCTGTCTGTGGATCAGCCTGCAGAGCCCACACCCCCTGTCTCAG ATGCTGGGGACAAATACAGTGTATTCAGACAGCTAGAACAACCTGCTGACAAGAAAACAGTCG GGGAAGGATTTGCAGACTTCAAGTCTGTCAGTGCCGACGATAACTTCACAGACTTCAAAACCGCCGACAGCGTCTCACCATTAGACCCTTCAGATCAGGCCAAGATCTTTCAACCTGCATTCCCTTCTGCTTTCCCAAACTCCCAGACTTTACAGCAACTTCCGCAGCAGCAACAGCTAGCAGTGTCTCTATCCCAACCCAAAAATCCTCTCAACATGGCCGACCTGGACCTTTTCTCCTCTGTGGTTCCATCCGTTCCTGCCTCCACTGAGAAAAAACTCAGCACATTCCCACCTGTATCTGTTCCACCCTCATTAAGCCTCCTGACCAGCGGAGCCAAACCTTCAGGGGGAGGTGCAGATGATTTTGGTGACTTTGCCCTCTTTGGCGCCTCCTCTGACTCCACTCAAACTTCAATAGCagcaggaggagcagcagcagctcctcaTGATGACTTTGCAGATTTCATGGCATTTGGAAGTTCTGGCGGAGAGCCGAAAGGTGAGAGTGGAACTGTGATCCGAGGGGACTCCTCCGCAAAGCAGCCTCAGCAGACCTCAGACAAGTATGACGTGTTCAAACAGCTGTCTCTGGAAGGAGGCCTCTCCTACGATGACACGAAAGAGAGTGGCGGCGGATCGTTCTCTTCCCTCAAGAGTGACACGGACGACTTTGCCGACTTTCAGTCTTCAAAGTTCTCCACTGCACTCGGCGCCTCGGAGAAGACTCTGGTGGACAAGGTGGCTGCTTTCAAACATGGCAAGGAGGACTCTGCATCGGTGAAGTCGCTCGACCTCCCGTCCATCGGCGGGAGCAGCGTAGGGAAGGACGACTCAGAGGACGCGCTCTCCGTGCAGTTGGACATGAAGCTGTCGGACATGGGTGGAGACCTGAAGCACGTGATGTCAGACAGCTCTCTGGATTTGCCGGGCCTCTCGGCCCACCAGCCCCCCGCCACAG AAAGAGACGACATGAAATTTGACCCATTTGGGACCTCGGCCCTCGGCACCTTGTCTAGCTACGATTGGTCAGATCGAGAAGAAAGTCTGGCCGGTGAGCAGAGAAAGCCCCAGGGCTTGGAAGGGGCTTCTTCATCATCTTTAGCACCGTCACAAAAGAATGAACTGAGCTTTGGCAGTGCTGAAAACATCTCAAGCAGCTCCCTGGCAAAGATCACCACCTCTTTAACTGCAGAGAATGGATCTTCAGGAGATAACAAGCTCGAGGCCTTCGCCGACTTCGGTTCCTGTGACCGGCCCGCTGACGACGATGACTTTGGAGAGTTTGCCAGTACTGTGTCTGAAAAATCAGACTCACCAGCTGTCACTGCTGAGGTGGGCTCAGAGGGAAACCAAAGCGAGACTTCGGAAGAATTTGGCATCCTCCAAGTGGACAAGCCCAAATTCGGCAAGTTTGACTTCCTGAAAGCCAGCGCTCAAACCAACGTCAAATCCAGTGAGGAGATGATCAAGAACGAACTCGCAACTTTTGACTTGTCTGTTCAAG GCTCTCACAAACGCAGTCACAGCTTAGGTGAGAAGGAGATCGGGCGTTCACCTCCATCTCCAGCTCCGGAGCAGCCTTTCAGAGACCGGTCCAACACGCTGAACGAGAAGCCTACCCTGCCTGTCATCAGGGACAAGTACAAAGACCTGACAGGGGAGGTGGAG GAAAGCGAGCGGTACGCGTATGAGTGGCAGAGGTGTCTGGAAAGTGCTCTGGAG GTCATCACCAAGGCCAACAACACCCTGAACGGCATCAGCAGCTCGTCTGTCTGCACCGAGGTCATCCAGTCTGCTCAGGGCATGGAGTACCTGCTGG GTGTTGTGGAAGTGTACCGGGTCACCAGGCGAGTGGAGCTGGGCATCAAGGCGACGGCGGTGTGCTCTgagaagctgcagcagcagctgaagGACATCAGCCGAGTGTGGAACAACCTCATTGGCTTCATGTCGCTGGCCAAACTCGTA cCAGATGAAAGCTCCCTGGATTTCTCCTCCTGTATTCTGAGGCCCAGCATCAAGAACGCCAAGGAAATGGCTTGCGGAGTTTGCCTGCTGAACGTTGACGCACGCAGCAAG AACAAAGAAGGAAGCGCTTTTGGACGTCTGTTAAAACGA GCTTTCAACTCTGAGACGGACAACTTCAAGCTGCTGTACGGAGGCCACCAGTACCACGCCAGCTGCGCCAATTTCTGGATCAACTGCGTGGAGCCGAAACCTCCGGGCCTCATCCTGCCTGACCTGCTCTGA
- the synrg gene encoding synergin gamma isoform X4, translating to MALRPGSGGGSSFMYPVGGGLGPPQGMVPMQQQQQQQQQQQGFPMVPVMQPNMQGMMGINFGGQMPPCTIPMQGGMAIGMQTPGMPFLGQPQFMGMRAAGPQYTADMQKQMAEEHQKRLEQQQKMLEEERKRRQFEEQKQKLRLLSSVKPKTGEKSRDDALEAIKGNMDGFSRDAKMHPTPSSQAKKPGFSEDNDDFSDFQGPVDAPTSFPPSSSSTSTSGLSSQVHSQPSSSATKGFAEADDEEFSDFVQGPVNTFPSSSLHFTSQAQVQPSFTPSQSLPASVSITTASQHSAVNTSSQSSFQGPSLEEKLFSSCDLTADKSARISFKSKQSLTQMAPRAKVSSQFSASPMARNWATATEDLSSVFVTEKAQEAPVFSPNHQLPSAANPSAQTSSDSAGVAVYPQQEHIQSILPAWVYNDSLVPDMFKKVLELTMTPAGIDTAKLYPILMSSGLPREALGQIWASANRTTPGMLTKEELYTVLGLIGVAQTGLPVLNVEILSQFPSPPVPNLPALALAMAPIIPQHQQPMMTQPPVSMSMATPAAPIMAMAPAAPPQPPTNTNFIANFPPAPSTRGTKIEDDEFQDFQEAPKAGAGDQVFSDFQGESGGSFPTAAGHQHQNSTPAMLTPVTGSSSSSVLSSDKYAVFKQLSVDQPAEPTPPVSDAGDKYSVFRQLEQPADKKTVGEGFADFKSVSADDNFTDFKTADSVSPLDPSDQAKIFQPAFPSAFPNSQTLQQLPQQQQLAVSLSQPKNPLNMADLDLFSSVVPSVPASTEKKLSTFPPVSVPPSLSLLTSGAKPSGGGADDFGDFALFGASSDSTQTSIAAGGAAAAPHDDFADFMAFGSSGGEPKGESGTVIRGDSSAKQPQQTSDKYDVFKQLSLEGGLSYDDTKESGGGSFSSLKSDTDDFADFQSSKFSTALGASEKTLVDKVAAFKHGKEDSASVKSLDLPSIGGSSVGKDDSEDALSVQLDMKLSDMGGDLKHVMSDSSLDLPGLSAHQPPATERDDMKFDPFGTSALGTLSSYDWSDREESLAGEQRKPQGLEGASSSSLAPSQKNELSFGSAENISSSSLAKITTSLTAENGSSGDNKLEAFADFGSCDRPADDDDFGEFASTVSEKSDSPAVTAEVGSEGNQSETSEEFGILQVDKPKFGKFDFLKASAQTNVKSSEEMIKNELATFDLSVQGSHKRSHSLGEKEIGRSPPSPAPEQPFRDRSNTLNEKPTLPVIRDKYKDLTGEVEESERYAYEWQRCLESALEVITKANNTLNGISSSSVCTEVIQSAQGMEYLLGVVEVYRVTRRVELGIKATAVCSEKLQQQLKDISRVWNNLIGFMSLAKLVPDESSLDFSSCILRPSIKNAKEMACGVCLLNVDARSKNKEGSAFGRLLKRAFNSETDNFKLLYGGHQYHASCANFWINCVEPKPPGLILPDLL from the exons gaaacgtctggagcagcagcagaagatgctggaggaggaaagaaaaagaagacagtttgaagagcaaaaacaaaagctgagGCTGCTTAGCAGTGTCAAACCCAAA ACAGGGGAGAAGAGTCGGGATGATGCTTTGGAAGCGATCAAAGGCAACATGGACGGATTTAGCAGGGACGCTAAAATGCACCCGACTCCTTCATCACAGGCCAAGAAGCCAG GTTTCTCCGAGGATAATGACGACTTTAGTGACTTTCAGGGGCCTGTAGATGCCCCCACCTCCTTCCCCCCATCCTCCTCTTCTACCTCCACCTCTGGCCTCTCCTCTCAGGTCCACAGCCAGCCTTCATCCTCCGCCACTAAAGGTTTTGCTGAGGCTGACGATGAGGAGTTTAGTGACTTTGTTCAGGGACCTGTAAACACTTTCCCTTCCTCCAGTTTGCATTTCACCTCTCAAGCCCAAGTTCAACCATCATTCACTCCCTCACAATCCCTCCCTGCCTCTGTGTCCATTACCACTGCCTCCCAACACTCTGCTGTCAACACCAGTTCACAATCTTCATTTCAAG GTCCGTCGCTGGAAGAGAAGCTGTTCTCCTCGTGCGATCTTACCGCCGATAAATCCGCCCGCATTAGCTTTAAATCCAAGCAAAGTTTGACTCAAATGGCTCCAAGAGCTAAAGTTTCGTCCCAGTTCTCGGCCAGTCCTATGGCCAGGAACTGGGCCACAGCCACGGAGGACTTAAGCTCCGTCTTCGTCACGGAAAAGGCACAAGAAGCCCCGGTTTTTTCACCCAACCACCAGCTGCCATCAGCTGCAAACCCATCTGCTCAGACCAGTAGTGACAGTG CAGGTGTTGCTGTGTACCCACAACAAGAGCACATCCAGTCTATTCTGCCTGCCTGGGTTTACAATGACAGCCTCGTCCCAG ACATGTTTAAGAAGGTTCTTGAACTCACGATGACTCCGGCAGGGATAGACACAGCAAAGCTCTACCCAATCTTGATGTCATCAGGCCTTCCCAGGGAAGCGCTGGGGCAAATCTGGGCATCAGCCAATCGCACAACACCTGGCATGCTGACCAAGGAGGAGCTCTATACTGTACTTGGACTAATTGGTGTGGCACAG ACCGGCCTCCCAGTATTGAATGTGGAAATACTGAGTCAGTTTCCGTCTCCTCCTGTGCCCAACCTGCCTGCCCTGGCATTGGCCATGGCCCCCATCATACCTCAGCACCAGCAGCCGATGATGACCCAGCCGCCTGTCTCCATGTCCATGGCCACACCAGCAGCACCGATCATGGCTATGGCACCTGCTGCCCCTCCTCAGCCGcccacaaacacaaatttcaTCGCCAATTTTCCACCTGCACCTTCAACACGG GGGACCAAAATCGAGGATGATGAATTCCAGGACTTCCAGGAGGCTCCGAAAGCTGGAGCAGGAGACCAGGTCTTCTCTGATTTCCAAGGGGAATCAGGAGGGAGCTTTCCCACCGCTGCTGGACATCAACATCAAAATAG CACACCTGCCATGTTGACTCCGGTGACTGGTTCGTCCTCTTCCTCCGTCCTGTCCTCTGATAAGTATGCCGTGTTCAAGCAGCTGTCTGTGGATCAGCCTGCAGAGCCCACACCCCCTGTCTCAG ATGCTGGGGACAAATACAGTGTATTCAGACAGCTAGAACAACCTGCTGACAAGAAAACAGTCG GGGAAGGATTTGCAGACTTCAAGTCTGTCAGTGCCGACGATAACTTCACAGACTTCAAAACCGCCGACAGCGTCTCACCATTAGACCCTTCAGATCAGGCCAAGATCTTTCAACCTGCATTCCCTTCTGCTTTCCCAAACTCCCAGACTTTACAGCAACTTCCGCAGCAGCAACAGCTAGCAGTGTCTCTATCCCAACCCAAAAATCCTCTCAACATGGCCGACCTGGACCTTTTCTCCTCTGTGGTTCCATCCGTTCCTGCCTCCACTGAGAAAAAACTCAGCACATTCCCACCTGTATCTGTTCCACCCTCATTAAGCCTCCTGACCAGCGGAGCCAAACCTTCAGGGGGAGGTGCAGATGATTTTGGTGACTTTGCCCTCTTTGGCGCCTCCTCTGACTCCACTCAAACTTCAATAGCagcaggaggagcagcagcagctcctcaTGATGACTTTGCAGATTTCATGGCATTTGGAAGTTCTGGCGGAGAGCCGAAAGGTGAGAGTGGAACTGTGATCCGAGGGGACTCCTCCGCAAAGCAGCCTCAGCAGACCTCAGACAAGTATGACGTGTTCAAACAGCTGTCTCTGGAAGGAGGCCTCTCCTACGATGACACGAAAGAGAGTGGCGGCGGATCGTTCTCTTCCCTCAAGAGTGACACGGACGACTTTGCCGACTTTCAGTCTTCAAAGTTCTCCACTGCACTCGGCGCCTCGGAGAAGACTCTGGTGGACAAGGTGGCTGCTTTCAAACATGGCAAGGAGGACTCTGCATCGGTGAAGTCGCTCGACCTCCCGTCCATCGGCGGGAGCAGCGTAGGGAAGGACGACTCAGAGGACGCGCTCTCCGTGCAGTTGGACATGAAGCTGTCGGACATGGGTGGAGACCTGAAGCACGTGATGTCAGACAGCTCTCTGGATTTGCCGGGCCTCTCGGCCCACCAGCCCCCCGCCACAG AAAGAGACGACATGAAATTTGACCCATTTGGGACCTCGGCCCTCGGCACCTTGTCTAGCTACGATTGGTCAGATCGAGAAGAAAGTCTGGCCGGTGAGCAGAGAAAGCCCCAGGGCTTGGAAGGGGCTTCTTCATCATCTTTAGCACCGTCACAAAAGAATGAACTGAGCTTTGGCAGTGCTGAAAACATCTCAAGCAGCTCCCTGGCAAAGATCACCACCTCTTTAACTGCAGAGAATGGATCTTCAGGAGATAACAAGCTCGAGGCCTTCGCCGACTTCGGTTCCTGTGACCGGCCCGCTGACGACGATGACTTTGGAGAGTTTGCCAGTACTGTGTCTGAAAAATCAGACTCACCAGCTGTCACTGCTGAGGTGGGCTCAGAGGGAAACCAAAGCGAGACTTCGGAAGAATTTGGCATCCTCCAAGTGGACAAGCCCAAATTCGGCAAGTTTGACTTCCTGAAAGCCAGCGCTCAAACCAACGTCAAATCCAGTGAGGAGATGATCAAGAACGAACTCGCAACTTTTGACTTGTCTGTTCAAG GCTCTCACAAACGCAGTCACAGCTTAGGTGAGAAGGAGATCGGGCGTTCACCTCCATCTCCAGCTCCGGAGCAGCCTTTCAGAGACCGGTCCAACACGCTGAACGAGAAGCCTACCCTGCCTGTCATCAGGGACAAGTACAAAGACCTGACAGGGGAGGTGGAG GAAAGCGAGCGGTACGCGTATGAGTGGCAGAGGTGTCTGGAAAGTGCTCTGGAG GTCATCACCAAGGCCAACAACACCCTGAACGGCATCAGCAGCTCGTCTGTCTGCACCGAGGTCATCCAGTCTGCTCAGGGCATGGAGTACCTGCTGG GTGTTGTGGAAGTGTACCGGGTCACCAGGCGAGTGGAGCTGGGCATCAAGGCGACGGCGGTGTGCTCTgagaagctgcagcagcagctgaagGACATCAGCCGAGTGTGGAACAACCTCATTGGCTTCATGTCGCTGGCCAAACTCGTA cCAGATGAAAGCTCCCTGGATTTCTCCTCCTGTATTCTGAGGCCCAGCATCAAGAACGCCAAGGAAATGGCTTGCGGAGTTTGCCTGCTGAACGTTGACGCACGCAGCAAG AACAAAGAAGGAAGCGCTTTTGGACGTCTGTTAAAACGA GCTTTCAACTCTGAGACGGACAACTTCAAGCTGCTGTACGGAGGCCACCAGTACCACGCCAGCTGCGCCAATTTCTGGATCAACTGCGTGGAGCCGAAACCTCCGGGCCTCATCCTGCCTGACCTGCTCTGA